One Falco peregrinus isolate bFalPer1 chromosome 10, bFalPer1.pri, whole genome shotgun sequence genomic window, aaggaaaaacagaaactgcaaaaaggtTGAGCCTTGGTGTATCCAGCATGCAGTCCCCGGAGCAGAGCATACCCAGAGGAAATCTTCTGAGGTactttaattttgctgttcttaTGGAGGGAAATGAGGTAACTATCAGCCCCTGCTGTAGGTGATGTGAATTTTGACTCTAATTTTAGATGGAAGACTAGCTTGAGGCGTGTTTTAGGCCCTGAAAAATCCTTTGCTAAAAATCAGCAAATCCACAGAGCAAGAGCAAATGTAGACTCTTGGAAGCACAACAGTGGTGCAGCTTGTTCTGCAGCAACTTGGCAAGTTCTGACTATTATGAGATgaaggattaaaataaaatcttgctgCTGTCCCAGAGAGGTCTGTCTTTCCGTATTTGACTTCTGCAATAGAAATACCGTGTGGAATAATGGATCCTAATTTCAGTGTCCAAATCTAATGTTTGATTAAAAAATCTCAACATTCAAAGAAACACCCTCGCAAATGCTGCAGGGTCACATATGTTATCACCCATTTCATTGCTACCACAACAGCATCAAGTACCTTTTATTCTTATAAGCTGCCCAAGTGGAAGGTCAATGATCCTTGCCCTGGTTATGATATGTTCTGGCAATTAGGTACGTGTGTTAAGAGTGTTGCATATATTGACAtgtttttgtttgcattgttGTTTTCcctagaaacaaagaaaaaagtggtaGCCAGCCAGCTAGTTTGGATCACGTTCTGGAGAAAAGATTCCCTTTGAAGGCTCACCAGTCGGAGAGCTATCTGCTGATAGGTATGTTTtgtaattaaatgttttgtgcTTATAGAAGTGCCCAGGTGCTCTGTTGCACTTCAGACCAGAGTGAGTCTGTTGAGTGTTCAGAGTACCGTGTATACAGTTATATTTAATGGCCAGTGTCAGCTGTGTTAGCACACTACTGCTCTTTAAGCCATTGGGACAGTTTTTTATTTACAATGCACCAGCTGGCCGAGTACCTTAGCACACAGCAGGCTTCCACACCAAAAAAATGTCAGCTGCAGTTGGCTTCACTGCCCCTTTTGACAAAATATTACCTTTCCTGCTTCACAAGAACTGCCTTGTTTCACTCCTGTCATTCTGACAGAAGTCTAAGTAGAAGCCGTGCTTCATGGAAATCATggtaactgctttttttttcttggtaaatTATGCAGATGTGGCAGTGTTCCTCACCAGGAGAAAAGCACTACCACGGCTTTTGTACTCACTTCTGTCCATCCTTTTCTCCCAATTTCTCTTCCCCCCTGGCCCCCatcctttttacttttcattccttttgctgctgtctgGTTCCATAGCCCTCTTATTGTCTTCCTCCAGCAATACAGGGTGTACCAACACTTGTTGGTTGTTGACcatagctttttctttctcacatttTTCAGAGGTTTAAGTAATCGTTTCCAAACTAGCATACTGTGTAAGGAAGCTTGCAGTGATGCATCTGTTCCCATGTGTTTGACTTCTAAGGCTGCTAGTTATTTTGAATACAGTAGCTGTTAAAACTTAAGAGTGTTTATTGTGGAAAGACTTCTCAAGACAAAGATAATATTAAGTATTTGTATAGTGAGACTGTACTTTGGTAGAAAGGGTGTGCTCCCGTGTTTAACAGTGGGAGGGACAGACATTTGTAAAACAAGTTTCTGGCCATCTGCAGTTGAAttgattattttattcaaatCCATGGCTgcaaaaacttttcttttggtACCGTAACGGTTAACGTGAAGAGTACTGCTGTGCCTTTTGCCATGGGGTCCTCCAAGCAGGTTCTGGTACCATACTGCTTATGAGTGGCGACAGGCTGCGATTTGCGGATTTTGTCGTCTGCGTGAATTGATAGCCAGCTGGAAACAAGCAGTGAAGCCCACATGATGCAACTGGCCGCTTCGCTGTAGACACCTGCAAAGGCACTGAGAACTGGAGATCGGGAATGTCCAATATAGGGCTCAGTCCTGTATTGGATGCCGAGGTTTGCATATGCAGTGAGTACAGGATGAGGCATAAATACACACAAGTATATGGATGTGTTTCTCCAGCTCTTCAAGTCAGCCACTGTTTAGCAAAAAGATTAGCATCCCTGAAATTCATTCCTTCCATACCTATTGCAGGTTCAGGCTTGACTTCGggaagttttttctttcatctcaaACTTGTCATTCTCAGAAATGACTCATCTTTTATGTGGTGTGGCTGGAAGTTTCTGTTTTTATAGCCTCGATCAGGTTACAAAGGAACCTCCTATTCCAAGCCATGGAGACTATCCAGCACTGACAGTATAGCTTATGTATGCAGCAGGGACTGGAATTTTTGTCAGCGTTACCACAGAATAATATTATGGTGCAGCTGTTCTGTGTATTTGGGATTTCAGGAAGATCAGCAAGTGAATGGAATTTGCTGGCTAGTTTGTTCcacaaaatataatttcatataCGTTTTTGTCAGTGAATAATTGACATGATCTGACCATTATTTTCCTCAGCAAGTAGCATTAAGAGATGAACCCTGGGACAGGCATCAGGATTGGTGTATGTTTTGACCTTCCAAAATACCATTTTCCCGTGCAGGTTCAAGACATCCACCTCGATCACCTCAAGCAGATGCAGACTCCTGTCCAAGCTCTCCTGCGTTTAGAACAGGCAGTGAACCTTCTCTAAGCCCCACCATTGCTCAGAAAGTCACCTCTGAGTCACAAGTAGGGGAAGCTCTTAGAGGATCAGACAGTCAGCTCTGTCCGAAGCCTCCACCTAAACCCAGCAAAGCATCCCTGATAAAGCCCCCAGATTCTCCTTCGGCTTTCCACAGTTCAGAAGGACACTATTGTGAACTAAGCCCTGCCAGAGATCCTGCAGCAACTAAACATTTGGGTCAGAAAAACAGCTACGTGGAACATCTGACACGGAAGGAGAGGGGAACACACTCATTCAGGAACTCTGAAACAAACTATTTGATCCTGGAAGATGACCCTACAATGAACTCTGCAGGTTCTTTACAAGCTTCAGCTGAGGTGGCGGAAGGGGACAGCATCTTTTCTGCACCTGTTTTTGAGATGGTGTCCAGTTTTAAACCGAATGATTTTGAATCCAAATTACTTCCTCCTGAAAACAAGCCATTGGAAACATCCATGTTAAGAAGAGTCAAAGAGCTTTTCACCAACAACAACCCAAAGATTATTGCACAGCACATTCTTAGAATGGACTGCAAggtaaaaaagataaattaagaatttcttgccttttattttatattgtgCAAGTTTAGGCTTCTTAAAGAACTGATTTGAAGAGATTAATGGGTAGATTTGCAGCTAATGTAATAAATGAATTGCTTGCAGGAATTTTTAGGGTTGAGTTtgttcccccctgcccccattTGAAGAACAAGCATGTTAACAGACTCTACAAACTAAAGGTCTCCCACCATCCTTGACTTCAGACTCAGATTCTCAGTGTTCCATACATCTTTTTAATCTCTTATCAGTTGCTGTGTATCTGTGATTCAGCCTTTCTTCTGTACTGGGGGAAGAGCTGTGGGAAGAACTACTCGTGCCAGGAAATAGCTAGCTAGCTTACAAGGGCAGACAGGAGACAGACATCACCTGGCTGCCATACTGCTGGCCATAATAATGGTGTTCCATGGaactaaatatatttaaacttcTAAAATTAGCTGCTCGTCTAATCTTTGTCCGAGTCTCTTACAGCTGGGTAGGTGGCGTGGGAAAACAGCTCACAATGCTCCTGCATTTCTCTGTATTGCTAGTGGAATTGTTTAGAAGGAtgtagaaatacaaaatactttgGACAGTGCAGACTTCATTCAGCTGATAGGGCTTGGAGATCAGCTGTTGAATCAGAAATGTGGAAGCACAGGAAAGGTCGTCTCCCCATGAGGTGATGACTTTGTGCAATAGAAGAAATGCCGCTGCAGTTGCAGCTGCACTACTTTGCTGTACctgccacagagcagctgcaggagccaggTGTCACGGGGCCACACGGGGCTACTTACTGGGCAACTCCATCGCAGATAGGGAAGCGAGGGACGGTGGTGCTCCAGAAGAAACGTGTGGGGAGCACTCTGCTAGTGCTGCTGCACCGATGCACACGTGGGTCTGGGAAGGGGGCAGCTCCCTGGCGCGGCAGCAGGATGAGCGCGTGTGCGAgtgcaaacagcaaacacagctTCTCTCCTCAGtagcagggctggctgctgcccagggaggcttCGTGCAGACACGGTGACTCAGGAAATCTCAGCTCCACTCTGCTTGGTCTTTTCACAAGTGACAGACCGTGGCGTCTTTACTATGGTTCCTGGAGTAGTAAGAGTGTTCTGTGACATTTTAGTTTCAGCATTCACCTCAACCTAGTAACAATAACCAGAATGACTTTTAATATATTGTTGAAGAGTACGTTGCTTGAAGGCATAGGATATGCATGCCTTACAGAAGTAGTAAGCGtatttatatatctataaaaaAGTCAATTAGCTCATTATTAGTCTACTTATTTTAAGTCCTATAAACTTTGGAATGGGCCCAAGGAAACTGGCCTGCTGGAAGTGTGGGAGCCTGTACAATTAAGTCACTGGAGtgttttacagaaacagaatttggATTTTGGAACAGGAATAGTAACTAGCTGGGACATTAAGAGAAATCTATTTTATCTGTATCTCGTGCTGCTGAGAGGCAGTGACTGTCATTCGTTGGTAACTGGTTGCATCCGACTGCACTGATAAGAACTGCATGATACAATGAGATTGGCATGTGAACTGGGCCAGAATAAATGCTTCCTACGGAGATCTGTGATAAGGCTAAAGTTCATGCGTCTTCTGTGGCATCAGTAGCCCAGTTCACCTTTTAAATAATGACATTTCTAATAATGAAAGCAGCACCCATATGGTAAGTGATAGAGTATCTGCCACTTGCATGCCTGAGAGGGCTCTTTGTGAGGAAGGAGTAGCAATCGGCGTCTCCAGGGGCTTCGCATCCCTCCTGTGTCTCTACAAGTGAAACAGgtttctctgcagtgctggattTTGTACCGGTGAGGCTTGTTGTGTGGCCTAGATTGCTTTCATCTCTTCATAACCGAGAAAGCCTGCTGATGGGTGTATCAGAAAACAGCACGCAGATTGGTAAATGTGTCATACGGGCCTTAAACGAGCAGGTAATCTCACATTACCATATTAATGTGGTTTTGCTTAGAATTAGCATATATAATTGTTATTGATATAAGCATGAGCTAATACTGtacatttaaaaaggaaagacaaattGGTGAGGGTGTCAGCTTTCACATACCAACTTCATTAAGTGCTCAGCATTCAGTGTCCTCCTTaaagtgtttttattaattaatcCTTATGAGGACATTGTGGTATAATCCAAAAACATTCTGAGCAGTTGTCTCTTCAGAAATGAAGGCGGCGAAGCGAGTTTGTACATCTTTAAGGCCAGAGTGCACCACCCTGACGATGGTCAGGCCACGAGAGCACATTTCCTGGAGCTTGTGTATGAATCTTCTTCTGGAAGTGGAGAGCAGAAGCTCAACGAAGCACTTTGGTCACACCTGTTACACGTTTTCTGATGGCTGAATCATGCAAAAACCCCTCCCACTTTATTGGTTTCTTTCTGTAAGGCGCTGCATGCGCCTAGGTTCAGTTTCTCTTAATGACTGTATTCTAATGTTGCATGCTGTGCACTTGGCTTTGTAGCCCCTGCACTAACCTGGAGGACTTCTATGTGGCTAGGGTTGGTTGGTTGAAGTTGGTTTCAAAACTTGTGCGCTTTTGCACTTGACAGGTGGCGAGGATACTAGAAGTTTCTGAAGAAATGAGGATGATTATGGGAGTGAACTCTGGTCTGGAACTGATTACCTTGCCTTACGGACATCAGCTGCGCCTTGACCTCATTGAAAGGTGAATGTTCCTGTTACTCATTTCCAGGGCAGATGGCCAGGAGATCAGAGCATTGCTATGCTGCACTCCAGATTTCCTCAAAGAATGCTCTCCTGCACGTCTTCTGAATTCATGTCTACAGAAGATAATTTAGTGAGGTGGCATATTAACTTTTTTTGCACAGGAAAAATTCCTTAAGGTCATGGGGCAACTCCATGCATGTAACATAGGAAAAGGGGAACTGTAATGAAAGCAGGGTCCTTGGAGCTGCTGAACACTTGTTAAGTAAACAGGTAAACTGAAGTTCAGGGGACCTATAATGTAGCTGAGCATTTAAGTGTGTGTCGAAGAGACTGAAGGTAGCAGCCTCCTGCAAGTGGGGAAGAGGCTAGAGGATCTACTAAAGTAAAAAATCATTAGCAAAGCTTTCTGTACGAGTTAAGGGGGGAACAATTAAGGTCTTCTATCTCTGATCTAGTTTTTCTGATTCAGATTTCAGTAGTTGTGTTGCTGAAATTTAGGGGGAAGGCCCCAGGATTTGAATGTGGAGGACAAAGGAAACTGGGGCAATTTTCCTGGAAGTGTTTGTACATTTGTTGCTTGAGCAGAATTTTGTACAGTAGTAATATCCTaggaaaatttattaaattcaAAGCCAGTATCTATTCCATATAATTCCATTACTGCTTTTGATACAGAGATGTTAGTAAGTTCGCTGCGTGCACAAAGATATTGAAATACAACTTTGAATTGATCTCCTCTGAATGAGTGTACAGCATAATGTATTATTAAATGTCATAATTTGTAACCAGGAGTGTGAATTGTTTCACTTACAGGCACAATACCATGGCAATAGGAATAGCTGTGGATATCTTGGGTTGCACAGGAAGTCTAGAAGATAGAACAGCAACATTAAACAGGATCATCCAGGTCGCAGTGGAGCTGAAGGACTCGCTGGGAGACTTGTATGCATTTTCTGCCATTATGAAAGCACTGGAAATGCCACAGGTAAGTATCTGTTTCTCTTTATGTTGCAAAATATGGAGGAGTTGGATGGCTTAATTTATGCAGTTTCTTCAAGACGAAAGAGATCAGCAGAACAGGAACTTCATCACTGGCAGTGTACTCTTCCTGTGAACGGCTATGGAGACAGTAACGGGTATTCTCTATTTTGTCTGAACAGGTCACTCGGTTAGAACAAACCTGGACCTCTCTAAGGCATCATTATACCCAAACTGCCATTACGTatgaaaaacagctgaagcCATTTAGCAAAGCTTTGCATGAAGGACAAGATGAGTGGAATAGTGAGTATGAGTGACACTGGTTTCTGTTTAGCCTTTTAACTCTCCCACTCCTCATTTACTGCGTAGGGAAATGAGAGAGCTGTTTCAGTAACTGTGCATCACATGTTAAAAGGACTGTGTAAACTTGTATAAATGCAGTGTAATGAAAGAGAAGGCAACACTCCGCCAGCCAAACATCAGCGTGTGCTGGTGTGCACGTACCCATGCAGAACAGAAGATCCTTCCCAAACCCATGCTCCCTTTTTGTGGAGCTGAAACACTCCATCATCTTGCCtcaaggacaggaaaaaaaatcatctttctcAGAGCAGAGTTACTTCTGGCAGATTCTGCTTTTTTATCTGCTTTGCCTGTCGATCAGAGGATGAATCCTCCAGTACAAAGAACAGGTTAGTCAGATACTTCCTCTGACCACATCAGGTGCTCCTACATCAGATGCTTTGCAGCTGTAGTCTCCAAAAGAAGGGTGCAAGGTGGAGAGAATGGGTGGGGATGGAAGACTTTTTAGCCTCTCAGAATTTACTGGAATGACCCAGatattaaatgtgtttaaaatctTTATGCCACTGACTTGTAATTCAGCAGAGCCTTCTCCTGTAGCAAATAGTTTTCCAACACTAATTTGTCTTGGCCTTCTCCCCCAACTAGTTAGTTGG contains:
- the BCAR3 gene encoding breast cancer anti-estrogen resistance protein 3 isoform X4, which translates into the protein MDNSPEKLKKELEEELQLSSEDLRSHAWYHGRIPRQVAESLVQRDGDFLIRDSLSSPGNFVLTCQWKNTSQHFKINRTVLRLNEAYCRVQYQFELESFDSIPGLVRYYVGNRTPISKQSGAIIFQPINRTVPLRCLEEKYGVTPVRQRESSIPEGKTETAKRLSLGVSSMQSPEQSIPRGNLLRNKEKSGSQPASLDHVLEKRFPLKAHQSESYLLIGSRHPPRSPQADADSCPSSPAFRTGSEPSLSPTIAQKVTSESQVGEALRGSDSQLCPKPPPKPSKASLIKPPDSPSAFHSSEGHYCELSPARDPAATKHLGQKNSYVEHLTRKERGTHSFRNSETNYLILEDDPTMNSAGSLQASAEVAEGDSIFSAPVFEMVSSFKPNDFESKLLPPENKPLETSMLRRVKELFTNNNPKIIAQHILRMDCKVARILEVSEEMRMIMGVNSGLELITLPYGHQLRLDLIERHNTMAIGIAVDILGCTGSLEDRTATLNRIIQVAVELKDSLGDLYAFSAIMKALEMPQVTRLEQTWTSLRHHYTQTAITYEKQLKPFSKALHEGQDEWNKTSSVQLTNVTVPLLMPLITLMERQAVVFEGMDLWENSDQSCEIMLKHLAAARRIAQNAEMYSLTAERMLEGFQPDEEMSEIFKTEFQMRLLWGSKGAQVNQNERYEKFSQILTALSRKLEPPLVKQVAEMILYL